One window from the genome of Leptospiraceae bacterium encodes:
- the trpB gene encoding tryptophan synthase subunit beta yields the protein MMETKTLSKKDKKFLKKLARYPFSSGKLVPKDGYYGIFGGVYSPEVLIPAIKELEKNYKKFLKDKEFIKELNYYYKEFCGRPSLLTKAERLSQEWGAEIWLKREDLNHTGSHKINNAVGQVLLAKKMGKTRVIAETGAGQHGVATATAAAKFGLQCTIYMGAEDVRRQNLNVYRMKLLGAEVVPVTSGNATLKDATNEAMRDWAKTVEYTHYVIGSVIGPHPFPAIVRDFQSIIGKEARKQFLQKTNRLPDFVVACVGGGSNAIGIFHGFLTDFEVRLLGAEAGGISHKKGENAASIQFGETGYFHGTKSLFIQNEEGQIYNVHSVSAGLDYPGVGPEHAYLHSIKRTEYYAISDEEAIEAFIEVSQMEGITPALETAHAFALAKKEIQKYHERNQKPYVLISVSGRGDKDVSEVYRIKENL from the coding sequence ATGATGGAAACAAAAACACTATCGAAAAAAGACAAAAAGTTTTTAAAGAAATTAGCAAGGTATCCTTTTTCATCAGGAAAGCTCGTTCCTAAAGATGGCTATTACGGAATCTTTGGAGGGGTTTATAGCCCCGAAGTTTTGATCCCAGCCATCAAAGAATTAGAAAAAAATTATAAAAAGTTCCTTAAGGATAAAGAATTCATCAAGGAATTGAATTACTACTACAAAGAATTTTGTGGAAGACCTTCTCTTTTGACGAAAGCCGAGAGACTTTCTCAGGAATGGGGAGCTGAAATCTGGCTCAAGAGAGAGGATTTAAATCATACTGGTTCCCACAAGATCAATAATGCTGTTGGTCAAGTGCTCCTTGCGAAGAAAATGGGAAAGACCCGAGTGATTGCCGAAACAGGTGCCGGACAGCACGGTGTTGCAACCGCAACCGCAGCAGCAAAGTTTGGTCTTCAATGCACCATCTATATGGGGGCAGAAGACGTTCGAAGACAAAATCTAAATGTTTATCGAATGAAGCTACTTGGAGCTGAAGTCGTCCCAGTCACATCAGGTAATGCAACTTTAAAAGATGCCACTAATGAAGCCATGAGGGATTGGGCAAAAACAGTCGAATATACTCATTATGTGATTGGTTCGGTGATTGGTCCTCATCCATTCCCAGCTATTGTGAGGGACTTTCAATCTATCATAGGTAAAGAAGCAAGAAAGCAATTTCTACAAAAGACGAATCGACTACCAGATTTTGTTGTGGCTTGTGTGGGGGGAGGTTCAAACGCCATTGGGATATTTCATGGTTTTTTAACGGATTTTGAAGTGCGTCTTTTAGGAGCCGAAGCAGGAGGAATCTCCCACAAAAAAGGAGAGAACGCAGCATCAATCCAATTCGGAGAAACAGGTTATTTTCACGGAACAAAATCGCTATTTATTCAGAATGAAGAAGGGCAGATTTATAACGTTCATAGTGTTTCTGCGGGTTTGGATTATCCAGGTGTTGGACCAGAACATGCATATCTACATTCCATCAAAAGAACTGAATACTATGCCATTTCAGATGAAGAAGCCATAGAGGCTTTTATAGAAGTATCCCAAATGGAAGGAATCACACCAGCACTTGAGACAGCTCACGCCTTTGCCTTAGCCAAAAAAGAAATCCAAAAGTATCACGAAAGAAACCAAAAGCCGTATGTTCTTATTTCGGTATCTGGACGTGGTGATAAGGATGTTTCTGAAGTTTACCGCATCAAAGAAAATCTATGA
- a CDS encoding proline--tRNA ligase codes for MKNFFLYTKREDPQDAVVASHRLMLRAGLIEKLGSGLYHYLPLGLRVIKKIEAIVREEMDRAGALEFQLPILVPSELWESTGRWYTMGKEMFRLKDRHENNLVLGPTHEETFTDLLKKFIRSYRDLPINVYQIHTKFRDEIRPRFGVIRCREFIMKDAYSFHLDEDSLNQTYEEMRKVYRRIFARVGLETLPVEADTGAMGGSASEEFMVLSHIGEETLLVSEDFSYRSNQEKTPVIYPEITDEKLKFTEEEIEHLKKELKEIPTPNCKTIDDLAKFLRKSSQELLKTLLYRADLPEEKEVLVMILIRGDRQINEVKLKNHLKATEVYPAKEEDFYRIGSVPGYAGPWQLKSNDVILLFDRSVATQKSWITGANKEEYHIAHFHPVLIDKNWHEKLVDLALAVEGDPSPNGNGKLKQYKGIEVGHIFKLGDKYTKSMEFTVLDKNQKRIYPVMGCYGIGIDRTMATIIEQNHDEKGITWPISVAPFEIVLVDITKTEEEKEKVEKIYQTLRKENFDILWDNRDLRAGVKLTDSELIGFPIRITLGSNYFSEGKIEIYLRKENQKFFVDEKELIAKIRELRDYLYSQLPKA; via the coding sequence ATGAAAAACTTTTTTCTTTATACAAAACGTGAAGACCCACAAGATGCCGTTGTTGCTTCCCATCGTTTGATGCTACGAGCAGGCTTGATTGAAAAATTAGGTTCTGGACTTTATCATTATCTTCCCTTAGGTTTGAGGGTGATCAAAAAAATAGAAGCCATCGTTCGAGAGGAAATGGATCGAGCAGGAGCTCTGGAATTCCAACTCCCAATTTTGGTTCCTTCTGAGTTGTGGGAAAGCACTGGTAGATGGTATACGATGGGCAAAGAAATGTTTCGTTTGAAGGATCGGCACGAAAATAACTTGGTCCTAGGTCCGACTCACGAAGAAACGTTTACGGATTTATTAAAGAAATTCATTCGTTCATATCGGGACTTACCAATCAATGTATATCAAATTCATACGAAATTTCGGGATGAAATCCGTCCAAGGTTTGGTGTGATTCGCTGCCGTGAATTTATCATGAAGGATGCTTATTCGTTCCACTTAGATGAGGATTCCCTTAATCAAACTTATGAAGAGATGAGAAAAGTGTATAGAAGAATCTTTGCAAGGGTGGGATTAGAAACATTACCAGTAGAGGCTGACACGGGTGCTATGGGAGGAAGTGCTTCTGAGGAGTTTATGGTTTTATCCCATATTGGCGAAGAAACCCTACTTGTAAGTGAAGATTTTTCTTATCGAAGCAATCAAGAAAAAACTCCAGTAATATACCCTGAAATCACTGATGAAAAGCTCAAGTTTACTGAAGAAGAAATTGAACATTTGAAAAAAGAGCTCAAAGAGATTCCTACTCCGAATTGTAAAACCATTGATGATTTGGCAAAGTTTTTACGAAAATCTTCCCAAGAACTTTTAAAAACGTTACTTTATCGAGCTGATTTACCAGAAGAAAAAGAAGTATTAGTGATGATTCTCATCCGAGGGGATCGGCAAATTAACGAAGTCAAACTAAAAAATCACCTCAAAGCTACTGAAGTTTATCCAGCCAAAGAAGAGGATTTTTATCGAATTGGCAGTGTCCCCGGCTATGCTGGTCCATGGCAATTAAAGTCCAATGACGTTATCCTTCTGTTCGATCGATCGGTTGCAACTCAAAAAAGTTGGATAACAGGCGCAAATAAGGAAGAATACCACATTGCTCATTTTCATCCTGTATTGATTGACAAAAACTGGCACGAAAAACTCGTTGATTTGGCTTTAGCAGTAGAAGGAGATCCGAGCCCCAATGGAAACGGAAAGCTCAAGCAATACAAGGGTATTGAGGTAGGTCATATCTTCAAGTTGGGAGATAAATACACAAAATCAATGGAATTTACTGTTCTTGATAAGAATCAAAAGCGGATTTATCCTGTCATGGGTTGTTATGGAATTGGGATTGATCGAACCATGGCAACAATCATCGAGCAAAATCATGACGAAAAGGGGATCACATGGCCCATTAGTGTAGCTCCCTTTGAGATTGTGTTAGTAGACATCACAAAAACAGAAGAAGAAAAAGAAAAAGTAGAAAAGATTTATCAAACCTTGCGAAAAGAAAATTTTGATATTTTATGGGATAATCGGGATTTAAGAGCAGGGGTAAAACTTACGGACTCTGAGTTAATCGGCTTTCCCATTCGAATTACTCTTGGTTCGAATTATTTTTCAGAAGGCAAAATAGAAATCTACCTACGCAAAGAAAATCAGAAGTTTTTTGTAGATGAAAAGGAACTAATCGCAAAAATCCGTGAATTACGAGATTATCTATATTCACAACTACCAAAAGCATGA
- a CDS encoding site-2 protease family protein — protein sequence MLVIILGGIALLGITIIVHELGHLLLGRLVGIKAEIFSIGFGKGIWKVKFKDTTYQITAFPFGGYVKFYGDDYAQDYHNVDKVSYGFFSKPPLIRIIPVIGGPLFNLILGFLLFFVVGFLPKDNPPMIYLWDEMENSPAKLSGLKNGDYVLSINGKPVDDFKDIQETILLSGGQPLDFQIKRIENQEEKILNITVIPEVDSTGRSQIGIRIPGERKIQVDFPFVDLVKFKLLSLFQKDVEPTNYPAMKYFKDGDVIIEVEGKKVQSTSELQELLGGLDKEVVNVKVEREKYPWLVPWFKETLEIQVPFRKEYRITFRNVKDLKYNQTIEEIQLLSYVPEHLRALNFLQIEGITTTSFEEIYKFISKNQNQKYRFRIGSAEFEANLSVSKIGLMGFRPNNVIEQITIPKEASLVGAISYAYENTIQNIMIYPKFFQMLFTGRISFIDNTMGPVGMFALAGIVIETDFRDYLILMASISIALMVINLIPFPIVDGGHIVLFLIEAIRGKKLPLSLIENLHRVAFIILLSLGLWIMFRDVLFVLGL from the coding sequence ATGTTAGTGATCATACTCGGTGGTATAGCATTATTAGGAATAACCATCATAGTTCATGAATTGGGACATCTTCTTTTGGGTAGATTAGTAGGTATAAAGGCTGAGATTTTTTCCATTGGATTTGGAAAGGGTATCTGGAAGGTGAAATTCAAAGATACTACATACCAAATTACTGCTTTTCCTTTTGGTGGGTATGTGAAATTTTATGGTGATGACTACGCACAGGATTATCACAATGTTGATAAAGTCTCTTATGGTTTTTTTTCCAAACCACCATTAATACGTATCATCCCTGTTATTGGAGGTCCGTTGTTTAATTTGATTTTGGGTTTTCTTTTGTTTTTTGTGGTTGGATTTCTTCCCAAAGATAATCCCCCCATGATTTATTTGTGGGATGAAATGGAAAATTCTCCCGCAAAATTATCTGGCCTCAAAAATGGCGATTATGTCTTAAGCATCAATGGAAAACCAGTTGATGATTTCAAAGACATCCAAGAAACAATTTTACTTTCAGGTGGACAGCCATTGGATTTTCAAATCAAACGTATCGAAAACCAAGAAGAAAAAATTTTAAATATAACAGTCATTCCCGAAGTTGACTCAACAGGAAGGTCCCAAATCGGTATTCGAATCCCAGGCGAAAGAAAAATCCAAGTTGATTTTCCTTTTGTAGATTTAGTAAAGTTTAAACTCTTGTCGTTGTTCCAAAAAGATGTTGAACCGACGAATTACCCAGCCATGAAGTATTTTAAAGATGGAGATGTCATCATTGAAGTTGAAGGAAAAAAAGTTCAATCCACATCAGAACTCCAAGAGCTCTTGGGAGGATTAGATAAAGAGGTGGTTAACGTAAAAGTAGAAAGAGAAAAATATCCATGGTTGGTGCCTTGGTTTAAAGAAACCCTTGAGATCCAAGTTCCTTTTCGAAAAGAATATCGAATCACTTTTAGAAACGTCAAGGATCTAAAATATAATCAAACCATAGAAGAAATTCAGCTTTTGTCTTATGTTCCTGAGCATTTACGAGCCTTGAATTTCTTACAAATTGAAGGGATTACAACAACTTCCTTTGAAGAAATCTACAAATTCATTTCTAAAAATCAAAATCAGAAGTATCGTTTTCGTATTGGGAGTGCCGAGTTTGAAGCAAATCTAAGTGTATCTAAGATTGGTTTGATGGGATTTCGACCGAATAATGTAATTGAGCAAATCACAATTCCCAAGGAAGCCTCATTGGTTGGAGCAATTTCTTATGCTTATGAAAACACAATACAAAATATAATGATCTATCCGAAGTTCTTTCAAATGCTATTCACGGGAAGGATTTCTTTTATCGATAATACCATGGGACCGGTTGGGATGTTTGCTTTAGCTGGCATTGTGATTGAAACCGACTTTCGTGATTACTTGATTTTGATGGCATCAATTTCAATTGCCTTGATGGTCATTAATTTGATACCCTTTCCCATAGTGGATGGAGGTCACATCGTGCTTTTTCTCATAGAAGCCATTAGAGGAAAAAAACTCCCCTTAAGTTTGATTGAGAATTTACATAGAGTGGCTTTTATTATTTTACTTTCTTTAGGTTTGTGGATCATGTTTCGTGATGTTTTATTTGTTTTAGGATTGTAA
- the dxr gene encoding 1-deoxy-D-xylulose-5-phosphate reductoisomerase, protein MDFRERLNLKYAAPTKKLTLLGASGSIGKTTLEVLRRFPQIQLEEISVHTSIKELPKLIEEFQPKQITITDESKFDEFTKNYHNVKIKFYRGYEGLLEMINHSQGDTVLNALTGSIGLEATIEAIKNQKKLCIANKESLVVGGELIFQMLKQYQAPLIPVDSEHNAAFQLLLSQNPKNIRKLILTASGGPFRDYTTEELKKVKKEDVLKHPTWNMGKKITVDSASLINKGLEVIEAHYIFGLPYEKIDVKIHKDSFVHSMIQLNDGSYMLATSPPNMIFPIAHSLFFPEVLPEKLKEFQEPENWPCLKFYPVDKEKYPGFYLCIEAGTLGKSAPIVLNASNEVAVDLFLNDQIHFTEIPLIIKDALENIPIVEIHDFNIILKINREVKEYVINRYKTLYTR, encoded by the coding sequence ATGGATTTTAGAGAACGACTAAATTTAAAATATGCAGCGCCAACAAAAAAATTAACTCTTTTGGGAGCTTCTGGTTCGATTGGAAAAACAACTTTAGAAGTATTGCGAAGGTTTCCTCAAATCCAATTAGAAGAAATCAGCGTTCATACATCCATCAAAGAATTACCGAAGTTGATTGAGGAGTTTCAACCGAAACAAATTACCATTACTGACGAATCGAAGTTTGATGAATTCACAAAAAACTACCACAACGTAAAGATTAAATTTTACAGAGGCTATGAGGGACTTTTGGAAATGATAAATCACTCTCAGGGAGATACAGTTTTGAATGCTCTTACAGGATCAATTGGTTTGGAAGCTACGATAGAAGCCATCAAAAATCAAAAAAAACTTTGTATTGCCAACAAAGAATCATTGGTTGTTGGAGGTGAGTTGATTTTTCAAATGTTAAAACAATATCAAGCCCCTTTGATACCTGTAGATTCTGAGCATAACGCCGCCTTTCAGTTATTATTATCTCAAAATCCTAAAAACATCCGGAAGTTGATTTTAACAGCTTCAGGAGGTCCTTTTCGAGACTATACCACAGAAGAGCTCAAAAAAGTCAAAAAAGAAGATGTCCTCAAACATCCAACTTGGAATATGGGAAAAAAAATCACTGTTGACTCTGCAAGCTTGATTAACAAAGGTCTCGAGGTAATAGAAGCTCATTATATCTTTGGACTGCCTTATGAAAAAATTGATGTAAAAATCCATAAAGATAGCTTTGTTCACTCCATGATTCAACTTAATGATGGAAGTTACATGTTAGCAACATCTCCTCCGAACATGATTTTTCCCATAGCTCATTCTTTGTTTTTTCCTGAAGTTCTCCCAGAGAAATTAAAAGAATTCCAAGAACCCGAGAATTGGCCTTGCTTAAAATTCTATCCCGTTGATAAAGAGAAGTATCCGGGTTTTTATCTATGCATAGAAGCAGGAACATTAGGAAAGTCAGCTCCAATCGTATTGAATGCAAGTAATGAAGTTGCCGTAGATTTGTTTTTGAATGATCAAATTCACTTTACTGAAATTCCCTTGATTATAAAAGATGCATTGGAAAATATCCCTATTGTCGAAATTCATGATTTCAATATTATATTAAAGATAAATCGAGAAGTAAAGGAATACGTAATCAATCGTTATAAAACTTTATATACGAGGTAG
- a CDS encoding phosphatidate cytidylyltransferase, with the protein MSETLKRIIAGFSIGGIVILLLNFLYFLYAIPALLFIYLFAFLGLEEYYRLVDRGVSGRPIKFLGHFFGFLILISYYAQFLYESKEHLEFPPVFLDFLETYQNIKNPVIPILVIFVIVTKTYSMMFRPIEGNTYNVMSTITGVLYVFLPLSIVLPMLSLDEGIFIFVFVAFSTIMTDVGGYFGGRWFGKHNAGLKVSPRKTWEGYIAGVLFANLFNLGFLYVWIKVLSNLSSKSLLILPSYWEASILTLVFSFATIFGDLVESAIKRDAKAKDSSTIIPGHGGVLDLVDAMLFTFPLGYFYFYIKTLFVL; encoded by the coding sequence ATGAGTGAAACTTTAAAAAGAATCATAGCTGGGTTTTCTATTGGTGGAATAGTAATTTTATTATTAAATTTTTTGTATTTTCTTTATGCCATTCCCGCATTATTATTCATTTATCTTTTTGCTTTTTTGGGGCTCGAGGAATACTATCGTCTGGTGGATAGAGGTGTTTCAGGAAGACCCATAAAATTTTTAGGTCATTTTTTTGGTTTCTTGATATTGATTTCATATTATGCTCAATTTCTTTACGAGTCAAAAGAACATTTGGAATTCCCACCTGTTTTTTTAGATTTTTTAGAAACATATCAAAATATCAAAAATCCCGTCATTCCTATTTTAGTGATTTTCGTGATTGTTACTAAAACGTATAGTATGATGTTTCGTCCTATTGAGGGGAATACTTACAATGTGATGAGCACTATTACGGGAGTTTTATATGTATTTTTGCCATTATCAATTGTTCTTCCCATGCTTTCTTTGGATGAAGGGATTTTTATTTTTGTTTTCGTTGCATTCTCTACCATCATGACCGATGTAGGAGGATATTTTGGGGGACGATGGTTTGGAAAACATAATGCAGGTTTGAAGGTAAGCCCGAGAAAAACTTGGGAAGGCTATATTGCCGGTGTATTATTTGCAAATCTCTTTAATTTAGGCTTTTTATACGTTTGGATTAAGGTTCTTTCAAATCTTTCGTCTAAGAGTTTATTGATTCTTCCTTCCTATTGGGAGGCTTCTATTTTGACTTTGGTCTTTTCGTTTGCTACCATATTTGGTGATTTGGTCGAAAGTGCCATCAAACGAGATGCAAAAGCGAAAGACTCATCTACGATCATACCTGGTCATGGTGGGGTTTTGGATTTAGTGGATGCAATGTTGTTTACTTTTCCTTTAGGATATTTTTATTTTTATATTAAAACCTTATTTGTTCTATAA
- the uppS gene encoding polyprenyl diphosphate synthase, which yields MSEAEKKLPKHVAIILDGNGRWAQRRNLPRTEGHRKGGENLRKLIDVVLELQIPYISLYTFSTENWKRPKSEVQFLWQLMKEFFQKYIDECIEKQISIKVSGDTQKLPIENQQVLNEAVAKTKIFGKLIVNFCINYGSQQEILHACNVLLEQKIEQYKKTGYYTKADIEEFEKCLYTYPLPPVDLLIRPGGEKRISNFLLWQNAYAEIYFTDTLWPDFTKEDLIKALDWYSTRQRKFGGLIPV from the coding sequence ATGAGTGAAGCTGAAAAAAAACTTCCTAAACATGTGGCCATCATTTTAGATGGAAATGGTCGATGGGCACAGCGCCGAAACCTACCAAGAACGGAAGGACACCGGAAGGGAGGCGAGAATCTTCGTAAACTTATCGATGTAGTATTGGAACTTCAAATACCTTATATTTCTTTATATACGTTTAGTACGGAAAATTGGAAGCGTCCCAAATCAGAGGTCCAATTTTTATGGCAGCTAATGAAAGAGTTTTTTCAAAAGTATATTGATGAATGCATCGAAAAACAAATTTCGATTAAAGTATCAGGAGACACGCAAAAACTACCCATAGAAAATCAGCAAGTTTTAAACGAAGCTGTAGCAAAGACAAAGATTTTTGGTAAATTAATAGTAAATTTTTGCATAAATTATGGTTCTCAACAAGAAATCCTACATGCTTGTAATGTGCTTTTGGAACAAAAAATTGAACAATACAAAAAAACAGGGTATTACACAAAAGCCGACATAGAAGAATTTGAAAAATGCTTATATACTTATCCACTTCCTCCTGTGGATCTTTTAATCAGACCTGGAGGAGAAAAAAGGATTTCGAATTTTTTGCTTTGGCAAAATGCCTACGCGGAAATTTACTTTACGGATACTTTATGGCCTGATTTTACGAAAGAAGATTTAATAAAAGCTTTAGATTGGTATTCCACAAGACAAAGAAAATTTGGTGGTTTGATACCTGTGTAA
- the frr gene encoding ribosome recycling factor, with the protein MSDVYSEIKSILEEANKRMDKTIEAFKKELNSIRSSRANPSILDGILVEYYGTEVPINQIATISVPEARLIVIQPYDKNSLTAIEKAIQKSDLNINPQNDGSVIRLVLPEMTKERRLELVKQVKQKLEEAKVAIRNVRRDSLDDLKKITNISKDEQKHYQDEVQKITDKHIKILEDLAHKKEESIMQF; encoded by the coding sequence ATGAGTGATGTATATTCTGAAATCAAGAGTATCTTAGAAGAAGCCAATAAAAGGATGGATAAAACCATAGAAGCTTTTAAGAAAGAATTGAATAGCATACGGTCTAGTAGAGCCAACCCAAGCATTTTGGATGGAATTTTAGTAGAATATTATGGCACTGAAGTTCCTATAAACCAAATAGCTACTATATCAGTTCCAGAGGCAAGACTGATTGTAATACAGCCCTACGATAAGAATTCTCTGACTGCGATAGAAAAGGCAATACAAAAAAGTGATTTAAATATCAACCCTCAAAACGATGGATCTGTGATTCGATTAGTATTGCCCGAAATGACCAAAGAACGGCGTTTGGAATTAGTCAAACAAGTAAAACAAAAATTAGAAGAAGCCAAAGTAGCCATAAGAAATGTAAGAAGAGATTCTTTGGATGACCTAAAGAAAATCACTAATATTTCAAAAGATGAACAAAAACATTACCAAGACGAAGTTCAAAAGATCACCGATAAACACATAAAAATCTTAGAAGACTTGGCTCACAAAAAAGAAGAAAGTATAATGCAATTCTGA
- the pyrH gene encoding UMP kinase — MFPYKRILLKISGESFNNRGEFGINFQLVKKIAEQILMCHDQGINVAVVIGGGNIIRGNLAAEAGIDRATADYMGMLGTVINALALQDACEKIGLVTRVQTAIEMKSIAEPYIRRRAMRHLEKNRVVIFAAGTGNPFFTTDTTAALRAIEVGCQILLKATKVDGVYDSDPLKNHKAKRYIKLPYKEALHKQLKVMDAAALALCMENNIPVIVFDIFKDGNLSRLIRGEKVGTLISHDVEVEYE; from the coding sequence ATGTTTCCTTATAAACGAATTTTATTAAAAATTTCAGGGGAGTCCTTTAATAATCGAGGAGAATTTGGGATTAACTTTCAGTTGGTAAAAAAAATAGCTGAACAGATTTTAATGTGTCATGATCAAGGTATAAACGTTGCCGTTGTGATTGGGGGTGGGAATATCATTCGAGGAAACCTTGCAGCAGAGGCTGGGATCGATCGTGCAACAGCTGATTACATGGGGATGTTGGGAACTGTTATCAATGCTTTGGCTTTGCAAGATGCATGTGAAAAGATAGGATTAGTCACCCGTGTTCAAACTGCAATAGAAATGAAATCCATTGCAGAACCCTATATCCGTCGAAGGGCGATGCGCCATCTTGAGAAAAATAGAGTGGTTATCTTTGCAGCGGGAACAGGGAACCCTTTTTTCACAACGGACACAACAGCAGCACTAAGAGCAATTGAGGTTGGATGTCAAATTCTTTTAAAAGCCACTAAAGTCGATGGAGTTTATGACTCTGATCCTTTAAAGAATCATAAAGCGAAAAGATATATCAAACTTCCTTATAAAGAAGCTCTTCACAAACAATTGAAGGTAATGGATGCTGCCGCTTTAGCCTTATGCATGGAAAATAATATACCAGTAATTGTGTTTGACATTTTTAAAGATGGAAACCTATCAAGATTAATACGTGGAGAAAAAGTAGGTACTTTGATTTCCCATGATGTGGAGGTTGAGTATGAGTGA
- the tsf gene encoding translation elongation factor Ts: protein MYTPSTEEIKKLREMTGAGITDCKAALIETNGDIEKAIEVLRKKGIAKAAKKMDRATNQGLIASYIHTNGQIGSLVEVNCETDFVSRNEEFYQLAQDLAIQVAAYNPLSILPEDLDPAIVEKEKEIIREQLRNEGKPENIIEKIVEGKIQKFYEEVCLLKQPFYKDEKKTVEEYIKEHIAKFGENIRVSRFARFQVGS from the coding sequence ATGTATACACCATCTACTGAAGAAATCAAGAAATTAAGAGAAATGACAGGAGCTGGGATCACCGATTGTAAAGCTGCCTTAATAGAAACCAATGGAGATATCGAAAAAGCGATTGAAGTATTAAGAAAAAAGGGGATAGCGAAGGCAGCAAAAAAAATGGATCGAGCTACAAATCAAGGTTTAATAGCTTCATATATCCATACAAATGGACAAATAGGTTCCCTTGTGGAAGTAAATTGCGAGACTGATTTTGTATCCAGAAACGAAGAATTCTATCAATTAGCCCAAGATTTGGCTATTCAAGTAGCTGCTTATAATCCTTTGTCGATTCTTCCCGAAGATTTAGATCCGGCTATTGTGGAAAAAGAAAAAGAAATCATAAGGGAGCAACTTCGAAATGAAGGAAAACCTGAAAATATAATTGAAAAAATCGTCGAAGGTAAGATACAAAAATTTTACGAGGAAGTTTGTTTGCTAAAACAACCCTTTTATAAAGATGAAAAGAAAACCGTAGAAGAATACATAAAAGAGCACATTGCCAAATTTGGCGAAAATATCCGTGTAAGTCGTTTTGCTCGTTTTCAAGTAGGTTCCTAA
- the rpsB gene encoding 30S ribosomal protein S2, giving the protein MSKISMKTLLEAGVHFGHKTSKWDPRMKPYIFMARNGIHIIDLQKTVQMAKRAFEALRDAASRGERVLFVGTKKQARSAVEREAKRCGMFYVNTRWPGGLLTNWRTVRQSIERLKKLEKMEEENSWHLEARTKKEVLMLRRELEKLRKHLAGIKDMSTLPENIFIIDPDKERIAVKEARKMGIRIFAIVDTNCNPELIDYPIPGNDDAIRAISLFLETMADAVIQGKEGKITDSQFTDEDYDESKYDDHQDSLKYKGEYDETGEFVEDEPYGDYENETSEEYQDYLDKEET; this is encoded by the coding sequence ATGTCAAAGATTTCCATGAAAACATTATTAGAAGCGGGTGTTCACTTTGGACATAAGACAAGCAAGTGGGATCCACGAATGAAGCCATATATCTTCATGGCTCGTAATGGAATTCACATCATTGACTTACAAAAAACGGTCCAGATGGCGAAGCGAGCTTTTGAGGCTTTACGAGATGCCGCCAGTCGTGGTGAGAGAGTTCTTTTTGTGGGAACCAAAAAACAAGCTCGCAGTGCAGTCGAAAGGGAAGCAAAACGATGCGGGATGTTTTACGTAAATACAAGATGGCCCGGAGGATTGCTAACCAATTGGCGAACAGTAAGACAGTCCATTGAACGGCTCAAAAAATTAGAAAAAATGGAAGAGGAGAATAGTTGGCATTTAGAAGCTCGAACCAAAAAAGAAGTTTTGATGCTCAGGCGAGAGTTAGAAAAACTTCGAAAGCATTTAGCAGGAATCAAAGACATGAGTACACTTCCTGAAAATATCTTTATTATCGATCCTGACAAAGAACGTATCGCTGTCAAAGAAGCAAGGAAAATGGGCATTCGTATATTTGCTATTGTGGATACCAATTGTAATCCAGAATTGATTGATTATCCAATTCCTGGTAATGATGATGCCATAAGGGCAATTTCATTATTTTTAGAAACTATGGCAGATGCCGTAATTCAAGGAAAAGAAGGAAAAATCACAGACTCACAATTTACGGATGAAGATTATGATGAATCCAAATATGATGATCATCAAGATTCTCTTAAATATAAAGGTGAGTATGATGAGACTGGTGAGTTTGTTGAAGATGAACCTTATGGTGATTATGAAAATGAAACCAGTGAAGAATACCAAGACTATTTAGATAAAGAAGAAACCTAA